The window AGTCTTTCCCATGTTTCGTCTGTGGCGACCAATCTTTTTACTACCCCACTTTGCCGAACCGATAGTTCGAATATTTCCGGTACGTCGTCGATGCTGCATCCCGTGTACCATACATTATCTGGATATATGACGATTGTCGGCCCCAGTTCGCACCCGTCAAGACACCCCGCTTTGTTGGCTCGCACCTTTCCCTTGAGACCGTATTCTCTGATCAGCTTTACAAATTCA is drawn from Candidatus Neomarinimicrobiota bacterium and contains these coding sequences:
- a CDS encoding (2Fe-2S) ferredoxin domain-containing protein, coding for MNRFDPTPRYAKHIFVCVNERPPANPKGCCAARGSQDIRLEFVKLIREYGLKGKVRANKAGCLDGCELGPTIVIYPDNVWYTGCSIDDVPEIFELSVRQSGVVKRLVATDETWERL